GCGTACCGATTTTGAATCTCGTTTTTCGGGCGGGATACGCGCTGATTGCGCGGTATCGCCACCTTTCTGGTCGCGTGGCGTGCGATACGGGGACATGCGAGTTGTCTTATGGGGAGCGCGCAGAGGCAAAAGAAGATCAAACGGCTTGACGTGAGTTTTTGGAATCGCTATTTTTTTGATGATACATTAGAGGGGTGTTCTAACGTTCTTCCGGACCATCTCAAGGAGGATTCCATTGTTGAGTCCGATCCAATCCGGCGAGCCTTTCGGAGAAGAGACCACCCAGGAGATCATCGACCGCTTCCACAGGGACGGTTTCGTGCATATCCCCGGCGTGCTCGAAGCAGGTGAAATGCAGGCGCTGCGAGACCGAACGGATGCGCTTCTCGACGATCCTCTGCTTGCGGAAGAGGAAGACCTCGGCTTACATGACCGTCGCTACGTGCAAATGCACGGCGAGGGGGATCAACCATTTATCCTGCGAAACACGATCGCGCTGGACGGAATTTTCAGGGAGATGCTTCTTCGGGAACCGATCCTGAGCCTTGCTGAGGCGATTGTCGGACCCGACTGCCGGTTCTGTGGACAGAACGTGCTGAGAAACCAGTCCGGCGTGGCGATCGAAAGGTGGCACGTGGATGGTGCGGTCCACTTTCCCGTCCCGGAGAGCGTGCCCCGTCACGATCCTGAAATTCGACCGCCAGTGCTCTGGATTACCGTGCAAATGGCGCTGAGTGATATCGAGCGGATCGAACACGGTCCCACACAGTACGTCCCTGGAAGCCACCTTTCGGGCAAGGCACCGAACAGTCAGGAGAATCCGGAGTTCGAAGGACGAGGTCCTGTATCTGTTTTCTGCAAGGCAGGAGACATCTATGTGCAGGATCCGCAGTGCTGGCACCGGGGGGCGCCGAACAGGTCTGATCGCACGCGGTACCTGATGCAGTCACAGTACGCGGTTGACTGGGCGTTCCGGCGGTTTGGATGGATGAACCGGGTGCCCATTCCCGAAGATGCGCGGGTGTCTGCCAGCGATCGCCTGCTTCAATTGCTCGGCGGCCGCCATCCAGAAGGAGGGTAGCGCTGCTGCCATCCCGCTTCTCTGCCTCGCCGAAACAATCTTTGCTTCTCACGTTCAGTCCACGATTCTTTCCACTCGGATGTACATCCCTGGAGGTCTCCCATGATCAAAGTAGCTGCCTGGTGTCAAGACCCTTCCGAT
The window above is part of the Gemmatimonadota bacterium genome. Proteins encoded here:
- a CDS encoding phytanoyl-CoA dioxygenase family protein, translating into MSPIQSGEPFGEETTQEIIDRFHRDGFVHIPGVLEAGEMQALRDRTDALLDDPLLAEEEDLGLHDRRYVQMHGEGDQPFILRNTIALDGIFREMLLREPILSLAEAIVGPDCRFCGQNVLRNQSGVAIERWHVDGAVHFPVPESVPRHDPEIRPPVLWITVQMALSDIERIEHGPTQYVPGSHLSGKAPNSQENPEFEGRGPVSVFCKAGDIYVQDPQCWHRGAPNRSDRTRYLMQSQYAVDWAFRRFGWMNRVPIPEDARVSASDRLLQLLGGRHPEGG